A genomic stretch from Lathyrus oleraceus cultivar Zhongwan6 chromosome 2, CAAS_Psat_ZW6_1.0, whole genome shotgun sequence includes:
- the LOC127122773 gene encoding uncharacterized protein LOC127122773, with product MPVLNGSNYHSWARSMHRVLGGKMKFDFVDDTILVPKDSFKRTFNAWTRCNMEELEIYMPIPNCHCRIHCSCDVMRSARLNHNLLYVIRVLTELNEDLNVVKSQILLLDPLPMLNKIFSMATQHECQISSIPVSTDESKILENVVDHRRPPFKISRYKICTFYGKSGQTIDICYRKHGVPPHLLCNPSSNAYNAHTDYIENVHPDSSCNPQNDHQTPPYFTIEQYHSLMSLLQASNMGKPSTNTSFSNQEPQSLKMIGSTDFIKGFHPLNLSNKMMHTTAANSVLKAIIIPDQALWNFRLGHLSSSRVAM from the exons ATGCCGGTTCTCAATGGATCCAACTATCATAGTTGGGCACGATCAATGCATAGAGTTCTCGGCGGAAAAATGAAGTTCGATTTCGTCGACGACACGATTCTGGTTCCAAAAGATTCTTTTAAACGAACCTTTAATGCTTGGACTCGTTGTAATATG GAAGAATTAGAAATATACATGCCTATACCTAATTGCCATTGTCGTATTCATTGTTCTTGTGATGTTATGCGAAGTGCTAGGTTGAACCATAATTTGTTGTATGTTATCCGTGTTTTGACCGAGTTGAATGAAGATTTAAATGTGGTTAAGTCTCAGATTCTATTGCTTGACCCACTGCCTATGTTAAATAAGATTTTCTCCATGGCCACTCAACATGAATGCCAAATTTCCTCCATTCCTGTTTCTACGGATGAGTCTAAGATTCTTGAAAATGTTGTTGATCATAGGAGACCCCCTTTCAAAATATCTAGATATAAAATCTGCACCTTTTATGGCAAATCAGGTCAAACAATTGACATATGTTATCGCAAACATGGTGTACCTCCTCATTTACTATGCAATCCAAGTTCAAATGCTTATAATGCTCATACTGATTACATTGAAAATGTTCATCCTGATTCCAGTTGTAATCCTCAAAATGATCATCAAACCCCACCGTATTTCACTATTGAGCAATATCATTCTCTTATGTCCCTGCTTCAGGCTTCCAATATGGGCAAACCATCTACTAATACATCTTTTTCTAATCAG GAGCCCCAGTCACTGAAGATGATTGGTTCTACTGATTTCATAAAAGGGTTTCACCCCTTAAATCTATCAAATAAGATGATGCATACTACTGCTGCCAATTCTGTTTTAAAAGCTATCATCATACCAGACCAAGCCTTATGGAATTTTAGGTTAGGACACCTTTCTAGTTCTAGAGTGGCTATGTAA